CGCTATCGAAGGCTGTGGGCGGCTATGGCGGCTATCTGTGCGCCAGCCAGCCGGTGATTGACCTGCTCAAGAGCCGCGCCCGCACGCTGGTCTATTCGACAGGTTTGCCGCCGGCCAGCATTGCCGCCGCCAGCGCCGCGCTGACCATCATCGCGGGCAACAAGTCGCTGGTGGAAAAACCCGTTGCAAACGCTGCGCAGTTTTGTAGCGAAGCCGGGTTGCCCGTGCCTCAAAGTCCGATTGTGCCGGTGCTGATAGGCGATGAGCGTGCAGCCCTCCAAGCCTCACACATACTTTTCAACGAAGGTTTCCTTGTAACCGCCATCCGCCCGCCCACAGTGCCCGCAGGCACCGCGCGGTTAAGGCTTACCTTTATGGCAGAACACACAGCAGCCGACATTTCCCGGCTGGCAAAAATAATCCGTGAACAAATTATCCGCAGGCCCGCAGCATGACCGGCAAGACCTTGTTCATCACATCTTCCGGTACCGAAATCGGCAAGACGTATGTCACGGTCGGCCTCATCGGGGCGCTTCGCGCACGCGGCATTGGCGTCCGTGCCCTCAAACCCCTGATTACCGAATTCACCCCGCAAACTGCGCCCGGCAGCGACACGGCGCTCATTCTCAAGGCGTTGGACGAGCCCGTGAATGACGCCACCCTGGCCGCGTGCTCTCCGTGGCGATATGCAGCCGCCCTCGCCCCCGACATGGCCGCTGCCCGCGAAGGCAAAACCGTGCCGTATGATGATGTGGTCGCCTTCTGTGCGGCACAGCGGGCAGCTAACCCGAATGATGTGCTCATTGTAGAGGGCGCAGGGGGTGTGCTGGTGCCGGTGGACGACACTCACACCATGCGTGATTTGATGGTTGCCGTTTCAGCCACACCGATTGTTGTGGTCGGCAGCTATCTGGGAACCATCAGTCATACGCTCACCGCCGTAGAGGCGCTTGAACGTTCCGGCCTGCCGCCCATGGCGGTGGTGGTAAGTGAAAGCCCGGATGCCGGCATTCCGCTGGATGAGACGTGCGCGGCCATCAGGCG
The genomic region above belongs to Pyruvatibacter sp. and contains:
- the bioD gene encoding dethiobiotin synthase, whose translation is MTGKTLFITSSGTEIGKTYVTVGLIGALRARGIGVRALKPLITEFTPQTAPGSDTALILKALDEPVNDATLAACSPWRYAAALAPDMAAAREGKTVPYDDVVAFCAAQRAANPNDVLIVEGAGGVLVPVDDTHTMRDLMVAVSATPIVVVGSYLGTISHTLTAVEALERSGLPPMAVVVSESPDAGIPLDETCAAIRRFLGPVPLVPLPRNTTAAFADLADLVLA